GCATTGAAATGCATACACAGGTGGTATTGTGCCCTGGACACAACGATGGCGAGGTGCTGCGAAAAACGATTGCTGATTTATATGCTTTGCATCCAGCGGTGCAATCGCTGGCAATTGTGCCGGTGGGGCTGACGCAGCATCGTCAAGGCTGTGCAGAGTTGCGAGGGTTTACCCCGGAAGAGGCGGGACGAATTATTGATGAAGTCGCTCTTTGCCAAGACCGGTTCCTCCAGGAGGCGCAAACTCGGTTTGTCTTTCTGGGAGATGAATTCTATTTAGCGGCCGGTCGGCCGTGGCCAACCGAAGAGGCTTATGAAGGCTTTCCGCAATTAGAAAATGGCGTCGGCATGGTGCGCGATTTCTTAACGGAATGGGAGCGACTTTTAGAAGATGTGCAAACTACGCAGCCCACGGCAGAGTCTGTCTGGCTTGTAGCGGGAACGTCAGCGGCTAAGGTGCTGGCACCGTTGCTGGCAGGCCCGTTGTGGCAGCATGTGCGCGTAATGGAAGTAGCGAATGAGTTTTTCGGACCGGCCATTACGGTGACAGGCCTTTTGACGGGCGGCGATATTTTAAAAGCGCTGCAACGCGAAGAAACGCGCCCGCAACGGTTGATTTTGCCGGGAGTAGCTCTGCGCAAGGGTGAGGCGATATTTCTCGACGATATGACGTTAGCGCAGGTGAGTGAACAAGCTGGCTGTGAAGTGTGTGTTGCTCATGGAGCGGAAGACCTGTTTAGCATACTGAGGGGGCGGGTTTTTTGAAGCGCTTGGGCTTGATCCAGGTGTATACTGGCGATGGCAAAGGGAAAACGACGGCGGCCTTGGGGCTGGCCTTAAGGGCCTGGGGAAAAGGCTGGAAGATTGCTATCGTGCAATTCATGAAGGATGACCCAGAGTATGGCGAGGTAAAGGCGCTCCAAGAGTTGGATGGGATTGATTTATTCCCTGTGGGGAGAAATGATTTTGTTGATTTGTCCCACCCGGAGGAAATCGATTGCCGCCTAGCGAGGCAAGGCTGGAACTTGGCCCAGTCCTTTTTAGCAGAAGGCGTCTATGACATGGTTATCTTGGATGAAATCATTATTGCCATTGCGTGTGGCTTGCTGGCGGAAGCGGAGGTTGTTGCTGCTTTGCGGCAGCATAAGAAGCGGCCGCAGCCGCGCGCGGAGATTGTGATGACCGGACGCTATGCTATGCCAGGCGTATTGGCGGAGGCAGACTTGATTACGGAGATGAAGGAACTGCGTCATCCTTTTGTGCAAGGAATTGAAATGCGTGAAGGAATTGACCATTGAGCCGGACTGCAGGGTTGCGGCGGAAAGAAGGTGCGAGACATTGAGCAAACCGATTGTGGCCATTGTTGGCCGACCGAATGTTGGCAAATCAACTTTGTTTAACAAGATAGGCAGGAAGAGAGTATCCATTGTGGAGGACATGCCGGGAGTAACAAGGGACCGTATTTATATGGACGGTGAGTGGCTGGGCAAAGAATTCACCATGATTGATACCGGCGGTATTGAGATTGAGACAGAAGATAAAATCTTGAACCAAATGCGTCACCAGGCCAGCTTGGCGATGGAAGAGGCGGATGTTATTGTATTTGTGGTAGATGGCAAAACAGGGGCGACTAATGCGGATGAAGAAGTAGCCCACCTGCTGCGGGGCACAAGAAAACCAGTAGTGCTGGCCGTGAATAAGGTAGATCATATCAATCAAGAACTGGCTATTTATGAGTTCTATAACTTGGGGTTAGGAGATCCTGTCGGTATTTCTGCCGCCAACGCCATGGGGTTAGGGGATTTACTGGACGCAGTTGTTGCCTGCTTCCCAGCCGATATGGAGTCGGAAACGGTTGAAGAAGACGTGATCAAGGTGGCTGTAATTGGCCGGCCTAATGTCGGTAAATCGTCTTTGGTCAATGCTATGATTGGTGAAGATCGAGTTATTGTCAGCGACATTCCTGGTACAACCCGGGATGCTATTGATACGCATTTTACCAAAGATGGGCAAAAATATATGTTGATCGATACGGCGGGTATGCGCCGCAAAGCAAAGATTGAAATGCCGGTCGAACGTTATAGTGTTGTTCGCGCTCTGCGGGCGGTGGATCGGGCGGATGTGGTGTTGATGGTGATCGATGCGGAAGAAGGCGTAACCGAGCAAGATAAAAAAATTGCCGGATACGCTCATGAAGCTGGCCGAGGGTGCGTGATTGTCGTCAACAAATGGGACTTGGTGGAAAAAGATAGCAAGACCTCTTTACGCTACACCGAAGCCATTCGCAGCGAATTGGCCTTTTTGCAGTATGCGCCGGTTGTGTATTTGTCAGCTTTGACTAAGCAGCGAGTGCCACGAGTGACAGAGCTTGTTAAGTATGTAGCGGAGC
This genomic window from uncultured Anaeromusa sp. contains:
- the der gene encoding ribosome biogenesis GTPase Der — translated: MSKPIVAIVGRPNVGKSTLFNKIGRKRVSIVEDMPGVTRDRIYMDGEWLGKEFTMIDTGGIEIETEDKILNQMRHQASLAMEEADVIVFVVDGKTGATNADEEVAHLLRGTRKPVVLAVNKVDHINQELAIYEFYNLGLGDPVGISAANAMGLGDLLDAVVACFPADMESETVEEDVIKVAVIGRPNVGKSSLVNAMIGEDRVIVSDIPGTTRDAIDTHFTKDGQKYMLIDTAGMRRKAKIEMPVERYSVVRALRAVDRADVVLMVIDAEEGVTEQDKKIAGYAHEAGRGCVIVVNKWDLVEKDSKTSLRYTEAIRSELAFLQYAPVVYLSALTKQRVPRVTELVKYVAEQHNMRVKTSVLNQVLEDAVAINPPPTGHGKRLRIYFATQADVQPPTFVFFVNDAELMHFSYLRFLENRLRESFGFEGTPLKLVVRNRKEKEDA
- a CDS encoding DUF512 domain-containing protein; protein product: MGQRRAIISSIQPGSIAEEIGLQPGHEILLVNGQAMEDVIDWSFAVADEEVVLTVRTEDGDEVVEIEKEYNEELGIEFDEAVFDGIRRCGNRCIFCFVDQMPSGMRQSLYVKDDDYRMSFLYGNFITLTNVRQVDWERIFRLHLSPLYISVHATDGAVRAAMLNQPKAAEILPQLQRLAQAGIEMHTQVVLCPGHNDGEVLRKTIADLYALHPAVQSLAIVPVGLTQHRQGCAELRGFTPEEAGRIIDEVALCQDRFLQEAQTRFVFLGDEFYLAAGRPWPTEEAYEGFPQLENGVGMVRDFLTEWERLLEDVQTTQPTAESVWLVAGTSAAKVLAPLLAGPLWQHVRVMEVANEFFGPAITVTGLLTGGDILKALQREETRPQRLILPGVALRKGEAIFLDDMTLAQVSEQAGCEVCVAHGAEDLFSILRGRVF
- a CDS encoding cob(I)yrinic acid a,c-diamide adenosyltransferase, which codes for MKRLGLIQVYTGDGKGKTTAALGLALRAWGKGWKIAIVQFMKDDPEYGEVKALQELDGIDLFPVGRNDFVDLSHPEEIDCRLARQGWNLAQSFLAEGVYDMVILDEIIIAIACGLLAEAEVVAALRQHKKRPQPRAEIVMTGRYAMPGVLAEADLITEMKELRHPFVQGIEMREGIDH